The genomic segment TTACTCCCCAGTGGCTTAAGATCATTGGCATTATGTTGATTTAGAAAATTACGGTATTAATTTAAAAGGCTGACCTACCTTGGCTTAGAATGGTGTTATTTCACCCTTAACGAACATGCTTGTTAACCTTGTTACCCTACTAATCTCCTCATCAGTTATAGCCTCGGCTTCCCTCTTCATTTCACTGGTTACTTCACCCTCATTAGTTATTATTTCAACGTTAGCTATCAGTGGGTTATCAATGGGTTTACCTATTTGGCTTAGTAAGTATACGTAGACCTCCCTAGTACCCTTAACCTCATCGTGAATACGCTTAGCTATCATGTTGGCTAACACGTAGTATATTTTACCTATGTGTGATACTGGGTTCTTGCCTGCGGTAGCCTCCATGGACATTGGCCTCATTGGTGTTATTAACCCATTAGCCCTATTACCCCTACCGGTCATTCCATCATCCCCATGCTCAGCAGAGGTACCGGTGTACGTGAGGTAGTATATCCCATGTTCAGGATTATCAGCGGTGTTTAAGTGAACCTCCACCTCATATCCATTAGCCAGTTTAACCGCATTATCGTAGATAGCGTTCACAACATCCTCCTTAACACTTATGTAATGGTCCTTATCCTTAATGAGCCTTGAAACTAAGGCCGAGGCAACTGTGAGCGTTATCTTCCTACCCCTCCTAAGGCCCATTACCTTAACATCCTCACCCACCTCAGGGTACCTTGCCTTAAACTCCCTTGAGTTAAGTAGTCTCTCAGTCTCGTAGACGAGCCTCTCTGTTACTGTTAATGGTGCGAAACCAACCCCTATGGATGTATCATTTGCAAGCGGCACCCCTCCACTGGATACTCCAAGTTCATAGACGCCAACTAAGTCAACTGACCCTTGCCCAACCTTATAATCTATTACGAGGTGTTGATCCGGGTTAAGGAATCGGAAGTTATCTATTATGAATTTCCTCGCCGCTGATAGAATAATACTACCTATGGGTACCTTAACCACCCCTGTACTTGACTTAACCTCAGTGGTCGCTCTACCGGATACAATTATCCTAATTGGTTCTATTATCTCTCCTCCACCGAATTTAACCTGGGCGTTGCCTCCAATTACTAGAACCTTATCAACATTATGATGGAGTATTGTGCCGAAGTTCTCCATGTAGTATTTCGATAACTCCCTACTAACGTACTCGGATATTGAGTCAGCAATGTAGTCAGGGTGACCTAACCCCTTCCTCTCAACTAACTCAACCGGTAAATCCTCAGTTGGAGGTCTCCTTATCCCTGAGACTACTATGTTCCTGGCCATATTGGGTCACTCTAATTCATTCCTTACGGATACGTAGAGTACTTGATTCCCCCTTATTAGTACTTTACCATACCTAACAATCACTTGATTAGTCCTAGTGTCTAACTCCTCCGCATCATCAAGCACTATGTTCATGCATTGGTCTATGAATCTTAAAGTACCACTGAGAACTCTACCTGCCTTAAGCTTAACAACCACGCTCTTATTAACCATCATGCCTAAAGCCCTTAAAGGCTGTACACTATTAACCTCTGTTTTCTCCTGCATTCAGCCCATTTCATTGGTACTATATAAAAATATTACGCCTACTCTTAACTCATCTCTGTTAATCTGCATTATGAGGAAGCTTACGCATACTGTATACTTATGAATCACTGTCTTAGGTCTGAGGAGGTGAGGCTTATGGTTATTATTTAAGGATTTAAACACCAATGGTTGCCACTAATGTAAAGTACACTATGAATAATGCAGCTACAAGCCACATGCCCCATGTAACTTCCCTATACTTACCCATCAGTATCTTTAATGCCACGTAAGTCAAGATAGCTAAACCAATGCCTGTAGTTATACTGTAGGTGAAGGGTATTGATATTATAGCTAGGAAAGCCGGTATAACTTCACTTAAGTCGTCACTCAACTTAAGGTCAGAGGCCATTGAGAGGAACAGTAAACCCACCATTATCAGTACCCCTGCGGTTGCAAAGGAGGGTATTGATGCGATAAGTGGTGCGAATGGTATTGAAACCAGTAGCATTAAGGCCGTGGTAAGTG from the Caldivirga maquilingensis IC-167 genome contains:
- a CDS encoding U6 snRNA-associated Sm-like protein LSm6; translation: MQEKTEVNSVQPLRALGMMVNKSVVVKLKAGRVLSGTLRFIDQCMNIVLDDAEELDTRTNQVIVRYGKVLIRGNQVLYVSVRNELE
- a CDS encoding methionine adenosyltransferase, which produces MARNIVVSGIRRPPTEDLPVELVERKGLGHPDYIADSISEYVSRELSKYYMENFGTILHHNVDKVLVIGGNAQVKFGGGEIIEPIRIIVSGRATTEVKSSTGVVKVPIGSIILSAARKFIIDNFRFLNPDQHLVIDYKVGQGSVDLVGVYELGVSSGGVPLANDTSIGVGFAPLTVTERLVYETERLLNSREFKARYPEVGEDVKVMGLRRGRKITLTVASALVSRLIKDKDHYISVKEDVVNAIYDNAVKLANGYEVEVHLNTADNPEHGIYYLTYTGTSAEHGDDGMTGRGNRANGLITPMRPMSMEATAGKNPVSHIGKIYYVLANMIAKRIHDEVKGTREVYVYLLSQIGKPIDNPLIANVEIITNEGEVTSEMKREAEAITDEEISRVTRLTSMFVKGEITPF